The sequence GCGGAATGCAACATTGGTGCAGAGATTGGCATTGCGAGTTGGTTCATGCGTGGGCACGGGTGCCCACCCTACCAAAATATTTAGGCAGGAAAAATAGAAGCCATGGTTGAAATCGAAATAGACGGCAAGAAAGTGGAAGTCCAAGAGGGCAGCATGGTAATGGATGCTGCCAACAAGATTGGCACCTACATTCCTCATTTCTGCTATCACAAAAAACTCTCCATCGCGGCCAACTGCCGCATGTGTCTGGTCGAGGTGGAAAAAGCACCGAAGGCCCTGCCGGCCTGCGCCACGCCGGTGACCGCCGGCATGATCGTGCGTACCGCCAGCGACAAGGCCACTACCGCGCAAAAGAGCGTGATGGAATTCCTGCTGATCAACCACCCGCTGGATTGCCCGATCTGCGACCAGGGCGGCGAGTGCCAGTTGCAGGACTTGGCGGTCGGCTACGGCAAATCGTCTTCCCGCTACGAAGAAGAGAAGCGTGTAGTGGCGCCGAAAGACGCCGGTCCGCTGATCTCCATGCGGGAAATGAGCCGTTGCATCCAGTGCACCCGCTGTGTCCGCTTCGGCCAGGAAATCGCCGGCGTGATGGAGTTCGGCATGGTTGGCCGCGGTGAACACTCCGAGATCACTACCTTCGTCGGCAAGACCGTCAATTCCGAATTGTCGGGCAACATGATCGACCTGTGCCCGGTCGGCGCGCTGACCTCGAAACCGTTCCGCTACAGCGCCCGTACCTGGGAATTGTCGCGCCGCAAATCGGTCAGCCCGCATGATGGCCTGGGCGCCAACCTGGTGGTGCAAGTCAAGTCCGGCAAAGTGATGCGCGTACTGCCGCTGGAAAACAATGACGTCAACGAATGCTGGCTGTCGGACAAGGATCGCTTCGCCTACGAAGGCTTGAACAGCGCCGAGCGTCTGACCAAGCCGATGCTCAAGCAAGACGGCAAGTGGCAGGAAGTCGAATGGCAGACCGCGCTGGAATATGTGGCGCACGGCTTGCGCAACATCCGCCACGAGCATGGCGCCGATGCGATTGCCGCTGTCGGCACGCCATATTCGACCCTGGAAGAACTGTCGCTGCTGCAAAAAGTAGTGCGCGGCCTGGGTTCCGAAAACATCGATTTCCGCCTGCGCCAGTCCGATTTCGCACTGGATGGCAAGGTCACGCCATGGCTGGGCATGTCGATCAATGAATTCGCGCAGCTGAACCGTGCCTTCATCATCGGTTCTTTCTTCCGCAAGGATCATCCTTTGCTGTCGGCGCGCATGCGTCTGAGCGTCAAGCGCGGCGCCAAGCTGAGCATCCTGCACGCCACTGACGACGATCTGCTGATGCCGGTGGCTAACAAGATCATCGCCGCACCGTCAGCCTGGCTGGCGGCGCTGGGCCAGGTCGCTGTCGCCGTGGCGCAAGCCAAGAGCGTGGCGGCGCCGGCCGGACTCGAGAATGTCGAGCCATCGGCTGAAGCCAAGCAGACCGCAGCCAGCCTGTTGTCGGGCGACGCCAAGGCAGTCTTGCTGGGCAACGCAGCGGCGCAGCATCCGCAAGCTTCGCAATTGCACGCTGTGGCGCAATGGATCGCGCAGCAGACCGACGCCAAATTCGGCTACCTGACAGAGGCTGGCAACACCGTCGGCGGCTACTGGGCCAACGCTTTGCCTGCACCCGGCAAGGGCCGCAACGCGCAGCAGATCTTTACGCAACCGCACAAAGCTTATGTGTTGCTGAACGCCGAGCCGGAGTTGGATAGCTTCGACCCGCAAGTCGCAGTTGCCGCTTTGAAGCAAGCTGAAATGGTTGTTACGCTGTCGGCCTACAAGCACGGCGCCGATTACGCCGACGTGCTGCTGCCGATCGCGCCGTTCACCGAAACTTCTGGGACCTTCGTCAACTGCGAAGGCCGTGCCCAGAGTTTCAACGGCACCGTGCGTCCGGCTGGCGATGCGCGTCCGGCATGGAAAGTATTGCGCGTGCTGGGCAACCTGCTGGGCTTGCCAGGCTTCGACTACGACACATCGGAAGCAATTCGCGACGAAGTGCTGGGCACCGGTGAAGTCGCTGCGGCCAAGCTGGCGTCCGGTTTGAACAATATCAGCGACCTGCAGCCGCAGGCTGTAGCGCAAGCCGTCAATGGCGCGCTTGAACGCATTGCAGACGTGCCTATCTATTTTGGCGACGCCGTAGTGCGGCGCGCGGCATCGCTGCAGGAAACCATCGACGGCCAGGCGCCGCAAGCATGGTTGCCGGCAGCGCTGGCAGCCAAGCTGGACATCGCCGGCGGCGACCGCGTGACTGTCAAGCAAGGGCAGGGTAGTGCATCGCTGCTGGCAGCGATTGACGCTTCCTTGCCGGAAAATGTGGTGCGGGTAGCCGCTTCGCATGCCTCGACCGCAGCCTTGGGCGCGATGTTTGGTTCTATCGTAGTGGAGAAAGCATGATGGATCATTTCATCGCCGCCATCAACGCCACCGGCGCCGACGTTCTCGGCGGCCTCTGGCCCCTGGTCTGGAACCTGATCAAGATCATCGTCGTGCTGGTGCCGCTGCTGCTGTGCGTGGCTTACATGACTTACTGGGAGCGCAAGCTGATCGGCTGGATGCATATCCGCGTCGGTCCTAACCGCGTCGGTCCGGCCGGCCTGTTGCAGCCGATCGCCGATGCCGTCAAGCTGCTGCTGAAGGAAGTCACCGTCCCGACGCGCGCCAACAAGGTCCTGTTCTTCATCGCACCGATCATGACCATCATGCCGGCCCTGGCGGCCTGGGCGGTGGTGCCTTTCGGTCCGGAAACCGTGCTGGCCAACGTCAACGCCGGCCTGCTGTTCGTGATGGCCATTACGTCGATGGAAGTCTACGGCGTGATCATCGCCGGCTGGGCTTCCAACTCCAAGTACGCTTTCCTCGGCGCGATGCGCGCTTCGGCGCAGATGGTGTCCTACGAAATCTCGATGGGCTTCGCGCTGGTGATCGTGCTGATGGTGTCGGGCAGCCTGAACCTGATCGATATCGTCAATGCGCAGAGCAAGGGCTATTTCTTCGATCACGGCGTCGGCTTCCTGTCCTGGAACTGGCTGTCGCTGCTGCCTGTGTTCCTGATCTATTTCATCTCCGGTATTGCCGAAACCAACCGTCATCCGTTCGACGTGGTGGAAGGCGAATCGGAAATCGTGGCCGGCCACATGATCGAATACTCGGGCATGTCGTTCGCGATGTTCTTCCTGGCCGAATACGCCAACATGATCCTGGTGTCGATCCTGACAGCGCTGCTGTTCATGGGCGGCTGGGCCTCGCCGCTGGCGATGCTGGACTGGATCCCAGGCTGGATCTGGCTCGGCGCGAAGACCTTCTTCATGCTGTCGGTGTTCATCTGGGTGCGTGCTTCGTTCCCGCGTTATCGCTATGACCAGATCATGCGCCTGGGCTGGAAAGTATTCATTCCCCTGATCCTCGTGTATCTGGTGATCGTCGCAGCCTGGATTCAAAGTCCATGGAATATCTGGAAGTAATGGAAGGTATAGAGTAAATGGAAGCCATCAAGGATTTTTTCGGCAGTCTGATGCTGCTGGAGCTGCTCAAGGGATTGCGCCTGACCGGGCGCTACCTGTTTGCACGCAAGATTACGGTACTGTTCCCGGAAGAGAAGACGCCGCAGTCGCCGCGTTTCCGCGGCCTGCACGCGCTGCGCCGCTACCCGAACGGCGAAGAGCGCTGCATCGCCTGCAAACTGTGTGAAGCAGTTTGCCCGGCGATGGCCATCACGATTGAATCGGAACAGCGTGCCGACGGTTCGCGCCGCACCACGCGCTACGACATCGATCTGACCAAATGCATTTTCTGCGGTTTCTGCGAAGAGTCTTGCCCGGTCGATTCGATCGTCGAGACCCACATCCTGGAATACCACGGTGAAAAGCGCGGCGATCTGTACTACACCAAGGAAATGCTGCTGGCCGTAGGCGATCGCTACGAACCTGAAATTGCTGCGGCACGCGCAGCGGATGCTGCATATCGCTAATGACTAGGCGTCATCCCCGCGGACGCGGGCACCAAGGTGGGGAATCCATGTTGCGGTAGGTCGGTAAAATGGGTTCCCGCGTGCGCGGGAATGACGCTGTTAGTCAGTAAGGGTTGCTCTAGTAATTGATGAAGTTTTTTTAGCCGACTTTCTGGGCCATTATGGAATTTAAGACCTTTCTTTTTTATGCGTTTTCGGTGGTGCTGGTGCTGGCCGCCTTGCGCGTTATCACCGCCCGCAATCCGGTGCACTCCGCACTGTTCCTGGTGCTGGCGTTCTTCTCCGCGGCCGGTATCTGGATGCTGCTCAAAGCCGAATTCCTGTCGATCGTGCTGGTGCTGGTGTATGTCGGCGCCGTGATGGTGCTGTTCCTGTTCGTGGTGATGATGCTGGATGTCAATCTCGAGAAGATGCGAGAGGGATTCTGGGGCTACTTCCCGCTAGGGGCCACGGTCGGCACCATCATCGTGCTGGAAATGGCTGGCGTGATTTTCCACGGCTTCCAGGGCGGCGACGCCGATGTGCCGGCGATTTCCGCCAACATCGGCAACACCAAGGAACTGGGCAAGCTGATCTACACCGAATATGTGTACGCCTTTGAAATCGCCGCCGTGATCCTGCTGGTAGCGATCGTGGCTGCGGTTGCGCTGACCCTGCGCCGCCGCAAGGACAGCAAGTATTTCGCGCCGTCGGCTGCAGTCAAGGTCAAGAGCACCGACCGCGTGCGCATCGTCAAGATGAAATCGGAAGCCAAGATGGATCCGATCGCGCCTGCCGTGCCGCTTGCTCCGGTCAATCCGGCTGCGCCGCCAGCTCCACAAAAATAACAAGGACGCAACATGGTACTTTCGCTCGCTCACTACCTGATTCTCGGTGCGATCCTGTTCTCGATCGGCATCGTCGGCATTTTTCTGAACCGCAAGAACCTCATCGTATTGCTGATGGCAATCGAATTGATGCTGCTGGCGGTGAACATGAACTTCATCGCCTTTTCGTATTACCTGGGTGATGCGGCAGGGCAGATTTTCGTTTTCTTCATCCTTACTGTAGCAGCCGCTGAAGCGGCGATCGGCTTGGCCATTCTGGTGGCGCTGTTCCGTAACCTGGACACCATCAACGTGGAAGATCTGGATAGCCTTAAGGGCTAAGACGTTTGCCCGGCCGGCTTATGGCAGGGCAGGTGAAGAATACGCAGACAACAAATAACGAATAAAGATAAGGTTCATCATGGCGGGGCAACTTAACCCACAATTACTTCTTGCCGTACCGTTGGCACCCCTGGCTGGTGCTGCGATCGCGGGCTTATTCGGTACCAAATTCTTCGGCAATCTGGTCGGTCGCAAGACCTCGCATACGGTGACGATCCTGGGCGTGCTGATTGCCCTGATCATTTCCGTGCAGACCTTGCTGCAGGTGATCGACGGCGCCACGTTCAACGGCACCTTGTACACCTGGATGACGGTCGGCGGCATCAAGCTGGAAGTCGGCTTCCTGGTCGACAGCCTGACCGCGATGATGATGTGCGTGGTGACCTTTGTCTCGCTCATGGTGCATATCTACACCATCGGCTACATGAAGGACGACGAAGGCTATAACCGCTTCTTTGCCTACATCTCCCTGTTCACCTTCTCGATGCTGATGCTGGTCATGAGCAACAACTTCCTGCAGCTGTTCTTCGGCTGGGAAGCGGTGGGCCTGGTGTCTTACCTGCTGATCGGTTTCTGGTACACCCGTCCGACAGCGATTTTCGCCAACATGAAAGCCTTCCTGGTCAACCGCGTGGGCGACTTCGGCTTCATCCTCGGCATCGGCTTGCTGCTGGCGTATTCCGGCTCCATGAACTACACCGAAGTATTCGCGCAAAAGGGCATGCTGGCGCAGCTGACTTTGCCGGGCAGCGACTGGATGCTGCTGACCGTGGCCTGTATCTGCCTGTTCATCGGCGCCATGGGTAAGTCGGCGCAATTCCCGCTGCACGTCTGGCTGCCGGATTCGATGGAAGGCCCGACCCCGATTTCGGCATTGATCCACGCGGCGACCATGGTCACCGCCGGCATCTTCATGGTGACCCGCATGTCGCCACTGTTCGAGCTGTCCGACACCGCCTTGTCCTTCATCCTGATCATCGGTTCGATTACCGCGCTGTTCATGGGCTTCCTCGGCGTGATCCAGACCGACATCAAGCGCGTGGTTGCTTACTCGACGCTGTCGCAGCTGGGCTACATGACCGTGGCGCTGGGCGCTTCGGCTTATTCGGTAGCCGTGTTCCACCTGATGACGCACGCTTTCTTCAAGGCATTGCTGTTCCTTGGCGCCGGTTCCGTGATCATTGGGCTGCACCACGACCAGGACATGCGCAACATGGGCGGCTTGCGTAAATACATGCCGATCACCTGGATCACGTCGCTGGTTGGTTCGCTGGCCCTGATCGGCACACCGTTCTTCTCCGGCTTCTATTCGAAGGACAGCATCATCGAAGCAGCGCATGCGTCGACCCTGTTCGGTTCCGGCTTCGCTTACTTCGCCGTGCTGGCCAGCGTTTTCGTGACAGCCTTCTATTCCTTCCGCATGTACTTCATGGTGTTCCATGGCGAAGAACGTTTCGGCAAGGCGCACGATGACCACGGCCACCATGCGCCGGCGCATGCGGCTAACGACGCACATGCCGCCCACGATGGCCATGACGCCCATCATGACGAAGCCGAAGAAGAGCACGAGCATCACGGCCTGGCCCCAGGCCAGAAGCCGCACGAGTCGCCTTGGGTGGTGACGCTGCCGCTGATCCTGCTGGCGATTCCATCCGCTGTCATCGGTTTCTTCGCCATCGAACCTATGCTGTTCGGCAGCTTCTTCAAGGACGTGATTTTCGTCAACGAAGCGCACCATGCTATGGAAGAGCTGCGCGCAGACTTCCACGGCCCGGTCGGCATGGTGGCGCACGCGTTCAGCTCGGCGCCGCTGTGGCTGGCGATCGCCGGCGTCGCTGCGGCTTATTACTGCTATATGGTCAACCCGCGCCTGCCGGCGGCGATCAAGCAGAAGTGCGGTCCGATCTTCACGCTGCTCGACAACAAATATTATATGGACAAGTTCAACGACGTGGTCTTTGCCGGCGGCGCCCGCATGCTGGGTCGCGGCTTGTGGAATGCCGGCGACCGCGGTCTGATCGATGGCCTGATCGTCAACGGCAGCGCCAAGGCAGTCAACTGGTTCTCGAAGATTACCCGTCTCTGGCAATCCGGCTATATCTATCACTATGCATTCGTGATGATCATCGGCGTGCTGGGTTTCCTGGTTTGGTTCATGCCGTATCCGTTCAAATAAGCTGCTAAAGCAAGCCCGGCAAACTCAGCAAGGTAGATAAATAATACATATGATGCAGTCAACTTTCCCTCTTCTCAGCCTCGCGATCTGGTGTCCGGTCGCGTTTGGTATCCTCGTCCTGGCAGTCGGCCGCGACGACAATCCAACCCTGGTGCGCTGGCTTTCGCTGCTGGGCGCGGCGGTCAGCTTCGTGGTCACCTTGCCGATCGTGCGGCAGTTCGACAACGGTTTCCTGGGCATGCAGTTCGTTGAAAAGTCGGTATGGATCGACCGCTTCAACATCAATTATTTCCTCGGTATCGACGGCCTCTCGCTGTGGTTCATCCCGCTGACCGCCTTCATCACGGTGCTGGTGGTGATCGCCGCCTGGCAAGTGATCGAGAAGAAGGTCGCGCAGTACATGGGCGCTTTCCTGATCCTGTCGGGCCTGATGATTGGCGTCTTCTGCGCGCTGGACGGCATGCTGTTCTACGTCTTCTTCGAAGCGACCCTGATTCCGATGTTCATCATCGTCGGCGTCTGGGGCGGCAGCAACCGGGTGTATGCAGCGATCAAGTTCTTCCTGTACACGCTGATGGGCTCGCTGCTGATGCTGGTGGCATTGCTGTACCTGTACTTTCATTCCGGTACCTTTGAAATCCTGACCTGGCACCAGCTGCCGCTGGACATGTCGGAGCAAATCCTGATCTTCCTGGCCTTCCTGGTGGCGTTTGCCGTCAAGGTGCCGATGTGGCCGGTGCATACCTGGTTGCCCGATGCCCACGTGGAAGCGCCTACCGGCGGCTCCGTGGTGCTGGCCGCCATCATGCTGAAGCTGGGCGGCTACGGCTTCCTGCGTTTCTCGCTGCCGATCACGCCTGACGCCAGCCACTACCTGGCCGGCTTCATGATCACCTTGTCGCTGATCGCCGTGATCTATATCGGCCTGGTGGCGCTGGTGCAAAAAGACATGAAGAAGCTGATTGCTTATTCGTCGATCGCGCACATGGGCTTCGTCACGCTCGGCTTCTTTATCTTCAACGACATCGGCCTGCAGGGCGGCATCGTGCAAATGATTTCGCACGGCTTTGTGTCTGGCGCGATGTTCCTGTGTATCGGCGTGCTGTACGACCGCATGCATACCCGTGAAATTTCCGCTTACGGCGGCGTCGTCAACGTCATGCCGCGTTTCGCTGCCTTGTTCGTGCTGTTCTCGCTGGCCAATTCCGGCTTGCCAGGTACGTCCGGTTTCGTCGGCGAGTTCATGGTGATCCTGGGCGCGGTCAAGTTCAATTTCTGGATCGGCCTGCTGGCAGCGACTGCGCTGATCCTCGGTGCGGCTTACTCGCTGTGGCTGGTCAAGCGCGTGGTGTTCGGCGCCGTCACCAATTCGCATGTGAAAGAAATGCTGGACCTGAACAAGCGTGAGTTCGCCATGCTGGGTATCCTGGCGATTGCCGTCATCGCAATGGGCCTGTATCCGGCGCCGTTCACCGATGCGATGCAAGTGTCGGTTGCCGATCTGCTGAAGCACGTGGCGATCACCAAGTTAAATTAACAAATTGCGGGACAGAGGCGCACGGCGAGTGTTTGAGAGTCGCTGAAGCGTGGCGAATTACACTACTCGTGCAGCTCTGTCCTCAACTGACTAGAAGCGCAGCGTACAAAATAAGTGGCAAATAAATGAATAACATGAATCTGATCCCTGTTTATCCGGAAATCTTTCTGCTGATCGCGACTTCGCTCGTGCTGCTGATCGATATGTTCGTTTCGGATGCCAAGCGCCACATCACCTATTACCTGACGCTGGCCGTACTGGCCGTGTGCTTTGTATTGACGCTGGGCGCATTCGAAAGCGGGGAGACGGTCTTTACTTTCCACAACATGTTCGTCTCGGACCCACTCTCCAGCTTGCTGAAGCTGGTTTCCTACGTGGCGGTGGCGATGACCCTGGTCTACTCGCGCAGCTATGTCAGCGAACGGGCGATGGTTGGCGGCCACCTGGGCGGCGAATTCTATCCTTTGGCCTTGTTCGCTTTGCTGGGCCAGATGGTGATGATCTCCGGCAGCAATTTCCTCAGCATCTATCTGGGCCTGGAACTGATGTCGCTGTCGCTGTACGCGATGGTCGCTCTGCGCCGTGAAAACACTTCGGCTACCGAAGCGGCGATGAAGTATTTTGTGCTGGGCGCGATGGCTTCCGGTTTCCTGCTGTACGGGATGTCGATGCTGTACGGCGCCACCGGTTCGCTTGACCTGGTGGAAATAGCGCGCGCTACCGATTCCGGCAACATCAACCAAACCGTGCTGGTGTTCGGCGTGGTGTTCATCGTCTGCGGCCTGGCGTTCAAGCTGGGCGCCGTGCCATTCCACATGTGGGTGCCTGACGTCTATCAGGGCGCACCGACCGCGGTCACCCTGTTGCTCGGCGGTGCACCTAAGCTGGCGGCTTTTGCGATCTGCTTCCGTCTGCTGGTGGAAGGCTTGCTGCCGCTGGCAGAGCATTGGCAGCAGATGCTGATTGTGCTGGCGGTGCTGTCGCT comes from Collimonas pratensis and encodes:
- the nuoI gene encoding NADH-quinone oxidoreductase subunit NuoI, giving the protein MEAIKDFFGSLMLLELLKGLRLTGRYLFARKITVLFPEEKTPQSPRFRGLHALRRYPNGEERCIACKLCEAVCPAMAITIESEQRADGSRRTTRYDIDLTKCIFCGFCEESCPVDSIVETHILEYHGEKRGDLYYTKEMLLAVGDRYEPEIAAARAADAAYR
- a CDS encoding NADH-quinone oxidoreductase subunit M; the encoded protein is MMQSTFPLLSLAIWCPVAFGILVLAVGRDDNPTLVRWLSLLGAAVSFVVTLPIVRQFDNGFLGMQFVEKSVWIDRFNINYFLGIDGLSLWFIPLTAFITVLVVIAAWQVIEKKVAQYMGAFLILSGLMIGVFCALDGMLFYVFFEATLIPMFIIVGVWGGSNRVYAAIKFFLYTLMGSLLMLVALLYLYFHSGTFEILTWHQLPLDMSEQILIFLAFLVAFAVKVPMWPVHTWLPDAHVEAPTGGSVVLAAIMLKLGGYGFLRFSLPITPDASHYLAGFMITLSLIAVIYIGLVALVQKDMKKLIAYSSIAHMGFVTLGFFIFNDIGLQGGIVQMISHGFVSGAMFLCIGVLYDRMHTREISAYGGVVNVMPRFAALFVLFSLANSGLPGTSGFVGEFMVILGAVKFNFWIGLLAATALILGAAYSLWLVKRVVFGAVTNSHVKEMLDLNKREFAMLGILAIAVIAMGLYPAPFTDAMQVSVADLLKHVAITKLN
- the nuoG gene encoding NADH-quinone oxidoreductase subunit NuoG — translated: MVEIEIDGKKVEVQEGSMVMDAANKIGTYIPHFCYHKKLSIAANCRMCLVEVEKAPKALPACATPVTAGMIVRTASDKATTAQKSVMEFLLINHPLDCPICDQGGECQLQDLAVGYGKSSSRYEEEKRVVAPKDAGPLISMREMSRCIQCTRCVRFGQEIAGVMEFGMVGRGEHSEITTFVGKTVNSELSGNMIDLCPVGALTSKPFRYSARTWELSRRKSVSPHDGLGANLVVQVKSGKVMRVLPLENNDVNECWLSDKDRFAYEGLNSAERLTKPMLKQDGKWQEVEWQTALEYVAHGLRNIRHEHGADAIAAVGTPYSTLEELSLLQKVVRGLGSENIDFRLRQSDFALDGKVTPWLGMSINEFAQLNRAFIIGSFFRKDHPLLSARMRLSVKRGAKLSILHATDDDLLMPVANKIIAAPSAWLAALGQVAVAVAQAKSVAAPAGLENVEPSAEAKQTAASLLSGDAKAVLLGNAAAQHPQASQLHAVAQWIAQQTDAKFGYLTEAGNTVGGYWANALPAPGKGRNAQQIFTQPHKAYVLLNAEPELDSFDPQVAVAALKQAEMVVTLSAYKHGADYADVLLPIAPFTETSGTFVNCEGRAQSFNGTVRPAGDARPAWKVLRVLGNLLGLPGFDYDTSEAIRDEVLGTGEVAAAKLASGLNNISDLQPQAVAQAVNGALERIADVPIYFGDAVVRRAASLQETIDGQAPQAWLPAALAAKLDIAGGDRVTVKQGQGSASLLAAIDASLPENVVRVAASHASTAALGAMFGSIVVEKA
- the nuoH gene encoding NADH-quinone oxidoreductase subunit NuoH, whose product is MDHFIAAINATGADVLGGLWPLVWNLIKIIVVLVPLLLCVAYMTYWERKLIGWMHIRVGPNRVGPAGLLQPIADAVKLLLKEVTVPTRANKVLFFIAPIMTIMPALAAWAVVPFGPETVLANVNAGLLFVMAITSMEVYGVIIAGWASNSKYAFLGAMRASAQMVSYEISMGFALVIVLMVSGSLNLIDIVNAQSKGYFFDHGVGFLSWNWLSLLPVFLIYFISGIAETNRHPFDVVEGESEIVAGHMIEYSGMSFAMFFLAEYANMILVSILTALLFMGGWASPLAMLDWIPGWIWLGAKTFFMLSVFIWVRASFPRYRYDQIMRLGWKVFIPLILVYLVIVAAWIQSPWNIWK
- the nuoN gene encoding NADH-quinone oxidoreductase subunit NuoN, translated to MNNMNLIPVYPEIFLLIATSLVLLIDMFVSDAKRHITYYLTLAVLAVCFVLTLGAFESGETVFTFHNMFVSDPLSSLLKLVSYVAVAMTLVYSRSYVSERAMVGGHLGGEFYPLALFALLGQMVMISGSNFLSIYLGLELMSLSLYAMVALRRENTSATEAAMKYFVLGAMASGFLLYGMSMLYGATGSLDLVEIARATDSGNINQTVLVFGVVFIVCGLAFKLGAVPFHMWVPDVYQGAPTAVTLLLGGAPKLAAFAICFRLLVEGLLPLAEHWQQMLIVLAVLSLAIGNITAIAQTNIKRMLAYSTISHMGFMLLGLLSGVVDHNLFSTSNAYSSAMFYAITYVMTTLGTFGVIMLLSRAGFEAENMDDFKGLNQRSPWFAGVMLVLMLSLAGIPPMMGFYAKLSVLQAVIGTGQVWLAVVAVLFSLIGAFYYLRVIKMMYFDEPQDRAPIVAHADVRVLLSLNGIAVLVLGLWPGLLMDASNLAIVRTLAGFIARVTS
- the nuoK gene encoding NADH-quinone oxidoreductase subunit NuoK, with the translated sequence MVLSLAHYLILGAILFSIGIVGIFLNRKNLIVLLMAIELMLLAVNMNFIAFSYYLGDAAGQIFVFFILTVAAAEAAIGLAILVALFRNLDTINVEDLDSLKG
- a CDS encoding NADH-quinone oxidoreductase subunit J, which translates into the protein MEFKTFLFYAFSVVLVLAALRVITARNPVHSALFLVLAFFSAAGIWMLLKAEFLSIVLVLVYVGAVMVLFLFVVMMLDVNLEKMREGFWGYFPLGATVGTIIVLEMAGVIFHGFQGGDADVPAISANIGNTKELGKLIYTEYVYAFEIAAVILLVAIVAAVALTLRRRKDSKYFAPSAAVKVKSTDRVRIVKMKSEAKMDPIAPAVPLAPVNPAAPPAPQK
- the nuoL gene encoding NADH-quinone oxidoreductase subunit L yields the protein MAGQLNPQLLLAVPLAPLAGAAIAGLFGTKFFGNLVGRKTSHTVTILGVLIALIISVQTLLQVIDGATFNGTLYTWMTVGGIKLEVGFLVDSLTAMMMCVVTFVSLMVHIYTIGYMKDDEGYNRFFAYISLFTFSMLMLVMSNNFLQLFFGWEAVGLVSYLLIGFWYTRPTAIFANMKAFLVNRVGDFGFILGIGLLLAYSGSMNYTEVFAQKGMLAQLTLPGSDWMLLTVACICLFIGAMGKSAQFPLHVWLPDSMEGPTPISALIHAATMVTAGIFMVTRMSPLFELSDTALSFILIIGSITALFMGFLGVIQTDIKRVVAYSTLSQLGYMTVALGASAYSVAVFHLMTHAFFKALLFLGAGSVIIGLHHDQDMRNMGGLRKYMPITWITSLVGSLALIGTPFFSGFYSKDSIIEAAHASTLFGSGFAYFAVLASVFVTAFYSFRMYFMVFHGEERFGKAHDDHGHHAPAHAANDAHAAHDGHDAHHDEAEEEHEHHGLAPGQKPHESPWVVTLPLILLAIPSAVIGFFAIEPMLFGSFFKDVIFVNEAHHAMEELRADFHGPVGMVAHAFSSAPLWLAIAGVAAAYYCYMVNPRLPAAIKQKCGPIFTLLDNKYYMDKFNDVVFAGGARMLGRGLWNAGDRGLIDGLIVNGSAKAVNWFSKITRLWQSGYIYHYAFVMIIGVLGFLVWFMPYPFK